One Elusimicrobiaceae bacterium DNA window includes the following coding sequences:
- a CDS encoding LysM peptidoglycan-binding domain-containing protein, producing MRKLAGLVCFCAVVCCCGALRAGEEAERNVHVVVKGDCLWDIAGKYCGQPRKWRKLYKGNMRIIKNPELIYPGQTLAVTCLPDGGIKMEPVAPAEAAAIDTAPVSVAVSSPAEQAAGAEPAPEAAPKKPAGPDADDRLLSELKELADGRGRAQEDNLSVSPEMPADMTWGFPSQDNQLVAPDWREDGKVVAADLDDPLDTLAAFGDVVQLELRTAGSVRAGELVFVFRRGNVIKDSNGAARLQLQRSAALKIRAVNGTTATAEVVRAVNPVEVDDLIMK from the coding sequence ATGAGGAAACTTGCCGGGCTGGTGTGTTTTTGCGCGGTTGTGTGCTGCTGCGGCGCGTTGCGCGCCGGGGAAGAGGCGGAACGCAATGTGCATGTGGTGGTTAAGGGCGACTGTCTGTGGGATATCGCCGGCAAGTATTGCGGCCAGCCGAGGAAATGGCGCAAACTTTACAAGGGCAACATGCGTATCATAAAAAATCCCGAGCTGATTTATCCCGGCCAGACGCTGGCGGTTACCTGCCTGCCGGACGGCGGAATAAAGATGGAGCCAGTCGCGCCGGCGGAAGCGGCGGCGATAGACACGGCGCCGGTTTCGGTGGCGGTGTCCAGCCCCGCGGAACAGGCTGCCGGGGCGGAGCCCGCGCCCGAGGCCGCGCCGAAGAAACCGGCCGGGCCGGATGCGGATGACAGGCTGTTGTCGGAACTGAAAGAACTGGCCGACGGCCGGGGCCGGGCGCAGGAGGATAACCTGTCCGTTTCGCCGGAGATGCCGGCCGACATGACGTGGGGTTTTCCTTCCCAGGATAACCAGCTGGTCGCGCCGGACTGGCGCGAGGACGGGAAAGTGGTGGCGGCGGATCTTGATGATCCGCTGGACACGCTCGCCGCGTTCGGGGATGTGGTGCAGCTGGAGCTGCGGACCGCCGGCTCCGTGCGCGCGGGCGAGCTGGTGTTTGTTTTCCGGCGCGGCAACGTGATCAAAGACAGCAACGGCGCGGCCAGACTTCAGCTGCAGCGTTCTGCGGCCCTTAAAATCAGGGCGGTAAACGGAACAACGGCTACGGCGGAAGTGGTCCGCGCGGTCAACCCGGTTGAGGTTGATGATTTGATTATGAAATAG
- a CDS encoding helix-turn-helix transcriptional regulator, producing the protein MSEQWCDFRQIVEQGIKRRGISLRELCRRAGTDASYLSKVLAGKRNPPEQAAVLNGLAEALELSPEIIFLSVGRIPPLWEKLRHDRAAFNSVNVFLAGGTQLPAAGAGPAARSGRSGDEIPEELL; encoded by the coding sequence ATGAGCGAGCAGTGGTGCGATTTCAGACAGATTGTAGAGCAGGGCATTAAGCGGCGCGGCATTTCCCTGCGGGAACTGTGCCGGCGTGCCGGCACGGATGCGTCCTATCTTTCCAAGGTGCTTGCCGGAAAGCGCAATCCTCCGGAACAGGCCGCGGTGCTCAACGGCCTGGCGGAGGCGCTGGAACTGAGCCCGGAGATTATTTTTTTGTCGGTCGGGCGGATTCCGCCTCTGTGGGAAAAACTCCGGCATGACCGCGCGGCGTTTAATTCCGTGAACGTGTTTCTGGCGGGCGGAACGCAGCTGCCGGCGGCGGGAGCCGGCCCGGCGGCCAGGTCAGGCCGCTCCGGCGACGAAATTCCGGAGGAGCTTCTTTAA
- the dprA gene encoding DNA-processing protein DprA — MPPLLSPAEREARLRMNTAWFMRPDWCRRLVELHGSACAVLGQTAAELAESSALPLKNAEKFLADCAAADAAGELRAAADCGGRVVFPEDEDFPPRLAGIPDAPFLVYVKGDIGFGGPAVAVVGARYPDAYGRRMCSALAAELAGAGFLIVSGLARGIDTAAHEAALARGGRTWAVVGTGLGKCYPPENRGLEERILKAGGAVISEFPVSSGPAAHHFPRRNRLVSGLCGAVLVVQGDIKSGSLITARVALEQGREVLAVPGQADEPLSAGPNRLIRDGAVLVQTAKDVLDSYPPQELFGIMLPAGEPEAKTARAVALEGLSADERALLECIGGQELPVDVIAQTLNWDIPRTAGALFELEIKSLVSAAAGLYAKN; from the coding sequence ATGCCGCCATTGCTTTCACCTGCCGAGCGGGAAGCCCGGTTGCGCATGAATACGGCCTGGTTTATGAGGCCGGACTGGTGCCGCCGGCTGGTGGAACTGCACGGCAGCGCGTGCGCCGTGCTCGGGCAGACCGCGGCGGAACTGGCGGAGTCAAGCGCGTTGCCGCTGAAAAACGCGGAGAAATTTTTAGCCGACTGCGCTGCGGCCGATGCGGCCGGCGAATTGCGCGCCGCCGCCGATTGCGGCGGGCGCGTGGTGTTTCCGGAAGACGAGGATTTTCCGCCGCGGCTTGCCGGCATACCGGACGCGCCGTTTCTTGTTTATGTGAAAGGCGATATCGGGTTCGGCGGCCCGGCGGTCGCGGTTGTGGGGGCGCGTTACCCGGACGCGTACGGCCGCAGAATGTGCTCGGCCCTTGCGGCGGAGCTGGCCGGAGCCGGTTTCCTGATCGTAAGCGGACTGGCGCGCGGCATAGACACCGCGGCGCACGAAGCCGCGCTGGCGCGCGGCGGACGAACCTGGGCGGTGGTCGGCACCGGGCTGGGCAAATGTTATCCGCCGGAAAACCGCGGGCTGGAAGAACGGATTTTAAAAGCGGGCGGCGCGGTGATAAGCGAGTTTCCCGTTTCGAGCGGGCCGGCGGCGCACCATTTTCCGCGTCGCAACCGGCTGGTGTCGGGTTTATGCGGGGCGGTGCTGGTGGTGCAGGGCGATATAAAATCGGGTTCGCTCATCACAGCGCGCGTCGCGCTGGAGCAGGGCCGGGAAGTGCTGGCGGTGCCGGGCCAGGCTGACGAGCCGCTGAGCGCGGGGCCGAACCGGCTGATCCGGGACGGGGCGGTGCTGGTTCAGACGGCGAAAGACGTGCTGGACTCCTATCCGCCGCAGGAGCTGTTCGGGATAATGCTGCCGGCCGGCGAACCGGAAGCGAAAACCGCGCGGGCCGTCGCGCTGGAAGGGCTGAGCGCCGACGAGCGCGCCCTGCTCGAATGCATAGGCGGGCAGGAACTGCCGGTGGACGTGATAGCGCAGACTCTTAACTGGGACATTCCGCGCACCGCCGGCGCGCTGTTCGAGCTGGAGATAAAATCGCTGGTATCCGCGGCGGCGGGCCTGTACGCGAAAAATTGA